One Amaranthus tricolor cultivar Red isolate AtriRed21 chromosome 1, ASM2621246v1, whole genome shotgun sequence DNA window includes the following coding sequences:
- the LOC130823228 gene encoding uncharacterized protein LOC130823228: MAVAYAFTKEDISVDKNLGYPRAYPKLCKDKSISPYCHGPPYTFTPYTLHPQEASRAEELDDLFPIIELEAKPTANTKIFVSILWKQLNHLGNAGFDPAIFRVDPYGNVLYLHADSASPLAWDIDHWFPCSRGGLTVPSNLRILQWQVCKRKHNQLEFLVPWWDLQLGISIDQFISIFSASNSDFRNRAFRWLFASGESEELNELQNVESHNFPQPYVESKEQLGLAPAAVVRTRKELSEPSSSTLRPLDINRQPRPTTLKIAASRKFKNGDLKENEMPDMATNPYQALVMARDSLKQREENNKMKLEIQKLDDEVNELKLKNEEEKLTIQELELALIKRKRKAEKCRRLAEAQSSHRAMLEKMIRNAMHQSVVYKEQVRLNQAATNTLMARLEAQMAICNSAEKKLAQKFKLRDELEKQLKPEWEQARKRSRTDDDDAFTEEKEHRTLIYLPRIKTKIHKELRKFLEEEQKLSEEALSLIEEDSKGEQEIEELPRLTLGPESEEIEELNVKFPFARVEAVEEDEESRKERGKGNVEKWLQMLLDETGEDNLDCDHPKLVQEPQTSKHTDEIIRKLNEKYPRKEIEPRKTRSSETRNNENKNEETITTEAQKPRSISTPRRCMSRNNENKNEETITSEPQKPRSISTPRRSISSEADLSKGNKARKSFGRSESARFFMTIPPSPSKILNMTKGVDCIRKKPLVSHDDEDGYYGNGNHSAGNNTLLKSSIKSIKKAVKN, from the exons ATGGCAGTGGCGTACGCCTTCACCAAAGAAGACATTTCAGTGGATAAAAATCTTGGGTACCCAAGAGCATACCCAAAACTTTGCAAAGATAAAAGTATAAGTCCTTATTGTCATGGACCTCCTTATACTTTCACCCCTTATACTTTACATCCCCAAGAg gCTTCAAGGGCAGAGGAACTAGATGATTTGTTCCCCATAATTGAGCTAGAAGCAAAACCAACAgcaaatacaaaaatatttgttAGTATCCTATGGAAGCAACTCAACCACCTTGG GAATGCTGGTTTTGATCCGGCTATATTTCGAGTTGATCCTTATGGCAATGTCCTCTACCTTCATGCTGATTCCGCCTCTCCTCTTGCTTGGGATATCGATCATTGGTTCCCTTGCTCAA GGGGAGGATTGACTGTCCCAAGCAATCTGAGGATACTTCAATGGCAAGTGTGCAAGAGGAAGCATAATCAGCTTGAATTTTTGGTCCCTTGGTGGGATTTGCAATTGGGCATCTCTATAGACCAGTTCATATCCATTTTTAGTGCTTCAAACTCAGATTTCAG GAATAGGGCATTTAGATGGCTGTTTGCATCAGGTGAGAGTGAAGAACTTAATGAATTGCAAAATGTAGAGTCCCATAATTTCCCTCAACCTTATGTGGAGTCAAAAGAGCAACTAGGCCTAGCACCGGCTGCTGTCGTTCGAACTCGAAAAGAACTCTCTGAGCCATCTTCTTCAACTCTTAGACCATTGGATATCAATAGACAGCCAAGACCCACAACCCTTAAGATAG CTGCTTCAAGGAAATTCAAAAATGGTGATTTGAAGGAAAATGAGATGCCTGATATGGCAACAAACCCATATCAAGCCTTAGTCATGGCAAGAGATTCATTAAAGCAAAGAGAAGAAAATAATAAGATGAAGTTAGAAATTCAAAAGTTGGATGATGAAGTGAATGAATTGAAGCTTAAGAATGAGGAAGAAAAGCTTACTATTCAAGAACTTGAATTAGCTTTGATTAAACGCAAGCGAAAAGCTGAAAAGTGTCGTCGATTAGCTGAGGCTCAATCTTCTCACAGAGCAATGCTAGAGAAAATGATCAGAAATGCCATGCACCA GAGTGTGGTTTACAAAGAACAAGTGAGACTAAATCAGGCAGCAACAAACACTCTAATGGCAAGACTTGAAGCACAAATGGCAATATGCAACTCAGCCGAGAAAAAGCTTGCACAAAAGTTCAAGTTAAGGGATGAACTTGAGAAACAACTAAAGCCCGAGTGGGAACAAGCAAGGAAGAGATCGAGAacagatgatgatgatgctttTACTGAAGAGAAAGAACACCGAACCCTTATTTACTTGCCAAGAATAAAGACTAAAATACATAAAGAACTAAGGAAGTTCTTAGAAGAGGAACAAAAGTTATCAGAAGAAGCACTTTCATTGATAGAAGAAGACTCAAAGGGAGAACAAGAAATTGAAGAGCTACCTAGGCTTACTCTCGGGCCGGAGTCAGAAGAAATCGAAGAGCTCAATGTGAAGTTTCCGTTTGCAAGAGTAGAAGCAGTCGAGGAAGATGAGGAATCGAGGAAGGAAAGAGGTAAAGGGAATGTCGAGAAATGGTTGCAAATGTTGCTTGATGAAACAGGAGAAGATAATTTGGATTGTGATCATCCTAAACTAGTTCAAGAACCTCAAACTAGCAAACATACCGATGAAATCATCAGGAAACTCAATGAAAAATACCCACGAAAGGAGATTGAACCGAGGAAAACAAGGTCATCTGAGACGCGtaacaatgaaaataagaatGAAGAGACGATAACAACTGAAGCTCAAAAACCGAGATCAATTAGCACTCCTAGGAGATGTATGTCGCGTAACAATGAAAACAAGAATGAAGAGACGATAACAAGTGAACCTCAAAAACCGAGATCAATTAGCACTCCAAGGAGATCAATCTCATCTGAGGCCGAtcttagcaaaggaaacaaggCAAGGAAGAGTTTTGGGAGGAGTGAAAGTGCAAGGTTTTTCATGACAATCCCACCTTCTCCTTCCAAGATATTGAACATGACTAAAGGGGTTGATTGCATAAGAAAAAAACCACTTGTTAGtcatgatgatgaagatggttATTATGGGAATGGGAATCATTCAGCAGGAAATAATACCTTGCTCAAATCATCTATCAAATCTATCAAGAAAGCTGTCAAGAATTAA
- the LOC130818870 gene encoding uncharacterized protein LOC130818870 encodes MRVLQIGTLHVLLLVLILFFGLKNCQFVEEESEIETETVGTPNYDRLDEVKKECSSVIASASELKFDEHVIEKVMTEVFFNNGDWEQLGTSAPLMTFDDRPPLMSSGFEYELNSNISRSKPTYRLVSFKLSDVSSDHGSKKTLAVNGYLYMVITSDLPLASMASEISKNTLDFLMWRGHSQLLINLQGIYAESEKNGGEKILCLLGSTMLPSRQPDSSDPWESVKGSGSSDNQPTLLQDEQILLVLKIPKKVSLTRRAIQGVMRSLNAKTSLKYFDKVQITSQVQVNTRNYEFSPYEIVSKACDPYSYSDSSINGSLEVYKGVDFCSQLKKVVTDSAFIVAPHWQCNGTDEFCSKLGPFASDARINATDGGFKDVRILMHNILCVASKTRDEGAIARVSAVFRAFDVPNNQFIENQRSGLGNMTLVAEGIWNSSSGQLCMIACLGIDGVKADRFDSRICLYIPLSFSIKQRSILLGSISSIEKTSPPYFPLSLEMLYQSLDYIYDGYRYAHPYYHYSKVDAAGAILEKYEPFSFGTVIKKSLLTFPKLQDSQDYADSLRLLAEDLTLHVSAVPDPIPFSRPSRTNIEMEILSLGPMFGRAWFMNDSIAGDETPYHTKASYTEKQLLLNVSSQLMLRRGPYSNFSTLFLEGIYDQHVGRMYLIGCRDVRASWKVLYENFDLEGGFDCSIEVVISYPPTTARWLVTPTASVSISSTRTEDDPFYFKPIKLLTLPILYRQQRVDILSRKDFEGILKILTLSVAIGCILSQLFYTRNDSDSLPYMSLVMLGSQLIGYALPLVIGVQKLSRNSNSEDSESLSYDLERSQWVEVIDYVVKLLVLVCFILTLRLCQKVWTSRVKLSSHNPNEQHRVPTEKRVLIITVIVHVIGYTFALISHSVKTGQTPAWMEQYVDTMGNRHTLKTWETLFEEYIGLLQDLFLLPQVIGNIMWQIKNKPLRNLYYMGITVVRLLPHVYDYIRGPVSNPFFSEEYEFVNQKFDFFSKFGDVAIPIFATGLAAIVYIQQRWDYERIRNSFILGKGMLFLRSRMYERLPSQSAEAELVPGTNKRNVQDDVE; translated from the coding sequence ATGAGGGTTTTGCAAATTGGGACTCTACATGTATTATTACTTGTATTGATTTTGttctttggtttaaaaaatTGTCAATTTGTTGAAGAGGAATCTGAAATAGAAACTGAGACTGTTGGAACCCCTAATTATGATAGATTAGATGAGGTGAAAAAAGAATGTTCTTCAGTCATAGCTTCTGCTTCTGAACTAAAATTTGATGAACATGTAATTGAAAAAGTTATGACTGAGGTTTTCTTTAATAATGGAGATTGGGAACAGTTAGGAACTAGTGCACCTTTGATGACATTTGATGACAGACCTCCATTAATGTCTTCTGGCTTTGAATATGAACTTAATAGCAACATTTCTCGTTCGAAACCGACATATAGACTTGTTTCTTTCAAGTTGAGTGATGTGAGTAGTGATCATGGATCTAAAAAGACTTTAGCTGTTAATGGGTATCTTTATATGGTGATTACTTCCGACCTTCCTTTGGCTAGTATGGCTAGTGAAATAAGTAAAAACACGCTTGATTTTTTGATGTGGAGGGGTCACTCTCAACTTCTTATAAATCTCCAAGGGATTTATGCTGAATCCGAAAAGAATGGTGGGGAGAAAATATTGTGTTTGTTGGGTAGTACAATGCTGCCTTCTCGTCAGCCTGATTCAAGTGATCCTTGGGAGTCGGTAAAGGGTTCAGGATCAAGTGATAACCAGCCTACTTTACTGCAGGATGAGCAAATTTTACTCGTTCTTAAAATCCCAAAGAAAGTTAGTTTGACTCGTAGGGCCATTCAAGGTGTGATGAGAAGTTTAAACGCAAAAACGAGTCTAAAGTATTTTGATAAAGTTCAAATTACGTCACAAGTGCAAGTGAACACTCGCAACTATGAGTTTAGCCCTTATGAGATTGTATCTAAGGCGTGTGATCCATATTCATACTCGGATAGTTCCATTAATGGCAGTCTTGAGGTATATAAGGGTGTTGATTTTTGTTCACAACTTAAAAAGGTTGTCACTGATTCAGCTTTCATAGTTGCGCCTCATTGGCAGTGCAATGGCACAGATGAATTTTGCAGTAAGCTCGGTCCTTTTGCATCAGATGCTCGTATTAACGCAACTGACGGAGGGTTCAAGGATGTCAGAATTTTGATGCACAACATTCTCTGTGTAGCTAGCAAAACCCGAGATGAGGGTGCCATTGCAAGAGTTTCTGCGGTGTTTAGAGCCTTTGATGTCCCTAACAATCAATtcattgaaaatcaaagaaGTGGATTAGGAAATATGACTCTTGTGGCCGAGGGGATATGGAATTCTTCTAGTGGACAACTTTGCATGATTGCTTGCCTCGGAATAGACGGTGTGAAAGCTGATCGTTTTGATTCTCGAATTTGTTTGTATATACCATTGTCGTTTTCCATCAAACAAAGAAGCATACTTCTTGGTAGCATATCAAGTATCGAGAAAACCAGCCCCCCTTACTTCCCTTTGTCCCTTGAAATGCTGTATCAGAGCTTGGATTACATTTATGACGGCTACAGATATGCGCATCCATACTATCACTATTCTAAAGTTGATGCTGCGGGAGCTATATTAGAGAAATACGAGCCCTTCAGTTTTGGAACAGTCATAAAAAAATCATTGCTGACTTTTCCTAAACTTCAGGACTCACAGGATTATGCCGACAGTCTGAGACTTCTTGCTGAAGATCTCACTCTTCATGTATCGGCTGTCCCTGATCCTATACCTTTTTCTCGGCCTTCGAGAACCAATATTGAGATGGAGATTCTTTCTCTTGGCCCCATGTTTGGGCGTGCCTGGTTCATGAACGACTCCATAGCTGGGGATGAAACACCTTACCATACAAAGGCATCATACACCGAGAAGCAGCTTCTTTTGAATGTTTCTTCTCAGCTTATGCTCAGGAGAGGACCTTATAGCAACTTCTCGACCCTGTTTTTAGAGGGCATTTATGACCAACATGTGGGAAGAATGTATTTGATTGGTTGCCGAGATGTTAGGGCGTCATGGAAGGTGTTATATGAGAACTTCGACCTTGAAGGTGGCTTCGATTGTTCAATTGAAGTCGTTATTTCATACCCACCTACAACAGCTCGATGGCTAGTGACTCCGACTGCTAGCGTTTCCATATCTAGTACAAGGACAGAAGATGATCCTTTTTATTTCAAACCCATCAAGCTGCTCACTCTTCCTATATTGTACCGACAACAGAGGGTTGATATTCTTTCTCGAAAAGATTTCGAGGGGATTCTCAAGATCTTAACCCTCTCCGTAGCCATCGGCTGCATTCTAAGCCAGCTATTTTACACTAGAAACGACTCGGATTCTCTTCCTTACATGTCTCTTGTCATGCTAGGAAGTCAACTAATTGGATACGCTCTTCCTCTTGTTATCGGTGTACAGAAGCTGTCAAGGAACAGCAATTCAGAGGATTCTGAATCGCTGTCCTATGATCTCGAGAGAAGTCAATGGGTCGAGGTGATCGACTATGTTGTAAAGCTTCTTGTTTTGGTGTGTTTCATACTTACTCTTCGGCTCTGCCAAAAAGTGTGGACTTCTCGTGTCAAATTATCATCACATAACCCAAATGAGCAACACCGGGTTCCTACTGAAAAACGTGTTCTCATCATTACTGTAATTGTACACGTTATCGGTTACACGTTTGCTCTGATCTCTCATTCCGTAAAGACCGGCCAAACGCCCGCTTGGATGGAGCAATACGTGGATACAATGGGAAACCGTCACACATTGAAAACATGGGAAACTCTTTTCGAGGAATATATAGGATTACTTCAAGATCTTTTCCTTCTTCCGCAGGTGATAGGCAATATTATGTGGCAGATAAAAAACAAGCCGTTGAGAAACCTGTATTACATGGGGATCACGGTTGTCAGACTTCTTCCTCATGTGTACGATTACATTAGAGGTCCAGTCTCAAACCCATTTTTCTCGGAGGAATACGAGTTTGTGAACCAGAAATTCGATTTCTTCTCCAAGTTCGGGGATGTCGCTATACCCATTTTCGCTACTGGCCTTGCTGCTAttgtatatatacaacaaaggTGGGATTACGAAAGGATTAGAAACAGTTTTATTCTCGGGAAAGGCATGCTTTTTTTAAGATCAAGAATGTACGAGAGGCTGCCATCTCAATCAGCTGAAGCGGAGCTTGTTCCGGGAACCAATAAACGAAACGTGCAAGACGATGTAGAATGA
- the LOC130818875 gene encoding uncharacterized protein LOC130818875, whose product MNSQLLRSNLTPIFQIPLPIQSHLPKSFPILSPIRCNNNNNNGINNTSENLEPPETVEIKFRRGSRKRQRQQNLNEDPMKKFGNEEVQVKKDWESMSLSEKAIELYMGEKGLLFWINKFAYASIFIVIGGWILFRFVGPSLNLYQLDTPPLAPDNMFKGS is encoded by the coding sequence ATGAATTCCCAACTCTTAAGATCAAATTTAACACCCATTTTCCAAATCCCACTACCAATCCAATCCCACTTACCCAAATCATTCCCAATTCTCTCTCCAATCCgctgcaacaacaacaacaacaatggaATCAACAATACCAGCGAAAACCTAGAACCACCGGAAACGGTCGAGATAAAGTTCCGAAGAGGATCAAGAAAACGGCAAAGACAACAGAATTTAAACGAAGATCCCATGAAGAAGTTCGGAAATGAAGAAGTTCAAGTTAAGAAGGATTGGGAATCAATGAGTTTATCTGAGAAAGCAATAGAATTGTATATGGGTGAAAAAGGGTTATTGTTTTGGATTAATAAGTTTGCTTATGCTtcaatttttattgtaattgGTGGGTGGATTTTGTTTAGATTTGTTGGTCCTTCTTTGAATCTTTACCAATTAGACACTCCTCCTCTTGCTCCTGATAATATGTTTAAAGGTTCTTAA